The uncultured Ilyobacter sp. genome has a segment encoding these proteins:
- a CDS encoding phage virion morphogenesis protein codes for MGEDTGEGGEKRKRGQKTEGEYMENISIEDLVIKIDNMEKRARNLSPVFRKISIDIKNQTMKNFRQEKDPDGNSWKKSRSGGKTLTKTSRLKHSIRPKSGEDYAMVGTNIKYAKIHQYGGKITAKNGKQLRFQYAKGKWASKKSVIIPKRTFIGISRKIKDRYEMSIGEYIKNNSQ; via the coding sequence GTGGGAGAGGATACAGGAGAAGGCGGAGAGAAAAGAAAAAGAGGTCAAAAAACTGAAGGTGAATATATGGAAAATATAAGTATAGAGGATCTGGTGATAAAAATAGACAACATGGAAAAGAGGGCTAGGAACCTCTCTCCTGTGTTTAGAAAAATATCCATAGATATAAAAAATCAGACCATGAAAAACTTCCGACAGGAGAAAGATCCTGATGGAAACTCCTGGAAGAAAAGCAGGAGTGGGGGAAAAACTCTCACCAAGACCTCAAGACTGAAGCACAGCATAAGACCCAAAAGCGGGGAAGACTATGCAATGGTGGGAACAAATATAAAATATGCCAAAATTCATCAGTATGGGGGTAAAATCACAGCCAAGAACGGCAAACAGCTAAGATTTCAGTATGCAAAGGGGAAATGGGCATCTAAAAAGAGTGTGATAATACCCAAGAGGACATTCATTGGAATAAGCAGGAAGATAAAGGATAGATATGAAATGAGTATAGGGGAATATATAAAAAATAACTCCCAGTAA
- a CDS encoding NAD(P)-dependent alcohol dehydrogenase yields the protein MKAVVHKKYGSPDILQIKEVEKPIPNDNEVLIKIYATSVNRTDCATLRGIPLLTRVATGIFRPKIQISGSEFAGIVEETGKNVISLKRGDKVFGFDDQGLKSHAEYMKVSEEKAFIIPKNISLQQATVSIEGAHYAYNFINKVDLKPGQRVLVNGATGTIGSSAFQLLKYFGAHVTAVCNRKNMGLMKSLGADEVIDYTSEDFTKIDQKYQFVFDTVGKSSFFKCRPILGNAGVYISSDLGYMAQNLFLPFITPFIKFLFKNKRTVFPFPSNIRRSILLIRKLIEEEKFQAVIDRKYALEDILEAYRYVEKGEKLGNVVTTVAHSDIF from the coding sequence ATGAAAGCAGTTGTTCATAAAAAATATGGTTCACCAGATATACTTCAGATAAAGGAGGTAGAAAAGCCCATTCCCAATGACAACGAGGTCTTGATAAAAATATACGCCACTTCAGTAAATAGAACAGACTGTGCAACTCTTAGAGGTATACCACTTTTAACCAGAGTGGCAACAGGTATATTCAGACCGAAAATCCAAATTTCAGGTAGTGAGTTTGCAGGTATCGTGGAAGAAACTGGAAAAAATGTCATTTCTTTAAAGAGGGGGGATAAAGTTTTCGGTTTTGATGATCAAGGGTTAAAATCACATGCAGAATATATGAAAGTATCAGAAGAGAAAGCCTTTATCATACCAAAAAATATAAGTCTTCAACAGGCTACTGTCAGTATTGAGGGGGCACATTATGCATATAATTTCATCAACAAAGTAGATCTAAAACCTGGCCAGAGAGTTCTCGTAAACGGTGCTACTGGGACTATTGGTTCAAGTGCATTTCAGCTTTTGAAATATTTCGGAGCACATGTTACTGCTGTGTGCAATAGAAAGAATATGGGTTTGATGAAGTCGTTGGGGGCAGATGAGGTGATAGACTATACCAGTGAAGATTTTACAAAAATAGATCAGAAATACCAATTTGTTTTTGACACCGTCGGTAAGAGTTCTTTTTTCAAATGCAGGCCCATACTGGGAAATGCTGGGGTTTATATTTCATCAGATTTGGGCTATATGGCACAAAATCTGTTTCTGCCCTTTATCACCCCATTTATAAAATTCTTATTTAAAAACAAAAGAACTGTCTTTCCCTTTCCCTCAAACATAAGGAGAAGCATACTTCTCATCAGAAAACTAATTGAAGAAGAAAAATTTCAGGCGGTGATAGACAGAAAATATGCCTTAGAAGATATTTTAGAGGCATACAGGTATGTAGAAAAGGGAGAAAAGCTTGGAAATGTCGTCACAACAGTAGCCCACTCAGATATTTTTTAA